The following are encoded in a window of Ensifer adhaerens genomic DNA:
- a CDS encoding ABC transporter substrate-binding protein — MKRTLALALCLGLGIAAAPAMAETKNPGTFVFMWTDDIQSFDPAYIANTPSSYGALNIYSRLLNFNGSKISEFVPSLSTEVPSLENGLIKQAADGSVSYTFPIRKGVSAHKVGIKGADGKVTWEYYDKLTDAQKATIEPGYGQITPEDVRYSLLRAILQGQSWMSNAITEVITAGKYTDIAKWVEAEGEVKSINDASPEILRKVYDQLASQIVVDGDNVTLKLPKSFPATLGVIALPFGTSVVDKEWVASVGGWDGSGDTWKAHYRPELGANPLFAEENGTGPFMLEEWDRTDRRITLKRFDNYFMGPAKLERVVMRTVPEWTTRRLQLLSGDADFVTAPVEFIDELSKTEGVKVIDGLQKVFSRGIFFAWPLDDNDNPAIGSGKLDGAGIPPDFFADIDVRKGFNYAQNYDALLTQVLLNKTVQSRGPTVRGIMGYRPDSPVYSYDPAKAEEHFKKAFDGKLWDTGFAFTAYVTEGNPQLTAALSALQQGLSRINPKFKMQIQALPWASVSDKLNNREKPAAPLTVMGWGPDYSDPGGPLGAASYYLSPTGLVGGMVGQGYRDLMAEKFKPLLDEAWASVDPAVREPIYAKLQEMSYEYATTQFLWEDFGYVVTRSNIDGYVDNMILYGAWDFYPVTKAND; from the coding sequence ATGAAACGCACCTTAGCCCTAGCTCTGTGCTTGGGGCTCGGCATCGCGGCTGCGCCCGCTATGGCCGAGACCAAGAACCCCGGCACTTTCGTCTTCATGTGGACCGACGACATCCAGTCGTTCGATCCGGCCTATATCGCCAACACGCCGAGCTCTTACGGCGCTCTCAACATCTACAGTCGGTTGTTGAACTTCAACGGCTCGAAGATCTCCGAGTTCGTGCCGTCGCTCTCGACCGAAGTACCGTCGCTCGAAAACGGCCTCATCAAGCAGGCGGCCGATGGCTCGGTGAGCTATACCTTCCCGATCCGCAAAGGCGTTTCAGCCCACAAGGTCGGGATCAAGGGCGCCGATGGCAAAGTCACCTGGGAATACTACGACAAGCTGACTGACGCCCAGAAGGCGACGATCGAGCCGGGTTACGGCCAGATCACGCCCGAAGACGTACGCTACTCGTTGCTGCGCGCCATTCTTCAAGGCCAGTCGTGGATGTCGAACGCAATCACCGAGGTGATCACAGCCGGCAAATATACCGACATCGCCAAGTGGGTTGAGGCCGAAGGCGAGGTGAAATCCATAAACGACGCCAGCCCCGAGATCCTGCGCAAGGTCTATGACCAACTCGCGTCGCAGATCGTCGTCGATGGCGACAATGTCACGCTCAAGCTGCCCAAGTCGTTTCCGGCCACGCTTGGGGTGATCGCGCTGCCCTTCGGCACTTCGGTCGTCGACAAGGAATGGGTTGCATCGGTCGGCGGCTGGGATGGCTCGGGCGACACCTGGAAGGCCCACTACCGTCCGGAACTCGGCGCCAATCCGCTGTTTGCGGAAGAAAATGGCACCGGGCCGTTCATGCTCGAGGAATGGGACCGAACCGACCGGCGCATCACGTTGAAGCGCTTCGACAATTACTTCATGGGCCCCGCCAAGCTTGAGCGCGTGGTCATGCGCACGGTGCCGGAATGGACGACGCGGCGCCTGCAGCTTCTGTCCGGTGACGCCGATTTCGTCACGGCACCCGTCGAGTTCATCGATGAACTCAGCAAGACTGAAGGCGTCAAGGTCATTGACGGCCTGCAGAAAGTGTTCTCGCGCGGCATCTTCTTCGCCTGGCCGCTCGACGACAACGACAATCCGGCGATCGGCAGCGGCAAGCTCGACGGCGCCGGCATTCCGCCGGACTTCTTCGCCGACATCGACGTGCGCAAGGGTTTCAACTACGCCCAGAACTACGACGCGCTGCTCACCCAGGTGCTGCTCAACAAGACCGTGCAGTCTCGTGGGCCGACGGTTCGCGGCATCATGGGTTACCGCCCGGATTCACCTGTCTACAGCTACGATCCCGCCAAGGCCGAAGAACACTTCAAGAAGGCATTTGACGGCAAGCTCTGGGATACCGGCTTTGCCTTCACCGCCTATGTGACCGAAGGCAACCCGCAGCTGACGGCGGCACTCTCGGCGCTGCAGCAGGGGCTGTCGCGCATCAATCCGAAGTTCAAGATGCAGATCCAGGCTCTGCCGTGGGCGTCCGTTTCGGACAAGCTCAACAACCGCGAAAAGCCGGCAGCACCCTTGACGGTGATGGGTTGGGGTCCTGACTATTCCGATCCGGGTGGTCCGCTCGGTGCCGCCAGCTATTACCTCTCGCCCACGGGTCTCGTCGGCGGCATGGTCGGCCAAGGTTATCGCGACCTGATGGCGGAGAAGTTCAAGCCGCTCCTGGATGAAGCCTGGGCATCGGTCGATCCGGCGGTTCGCGAGCCGATCTACGCCAAGCTGCAGGAGATGTCGTACGAATACGCCACCACCCAGTTCCTCTGGGAAGATTTCGGCTACGTCGTCACCCGCAGCAACATCGACGGCTATGTCGACAACATGATCCTCTACGGCGCCTGGGACTTTTACCCGGTCACCAAGGCCAACGACTGA
- a CDS encoding alanine racemase yields the protein MSTFEVTQPAASAAGMASTDIRDSTSGTTAAMFLRPAAADRPTPYIEVDEKRLTRNIKAMQQRADAASVAMFPHVKTHKSLHIARQQLAAGARGITASKPSEALIFAEAGIASIILAYPIVHAASLDRLLPAVKARGVELRTIAASQTGVHALSQAASRHGIEIGVFLKVDVGLGRVGLKPDDPAAPELCASIAGTPGLRFAGLLSHAGHAYGAPEPHALAKIADDEAEALFGLAQRLRQRGLAVDCISVGATPTCLGAPLPREVDCIRPGNYVFLDGTALRLGICTADDLALSVVARVVASNDAHFIIDAGSKSMSSDRGAHGMGGAGFGTVVSAEGDGETGLWTLERLSEEHGFVPHSGRPLPLGSRVRVFPNHSCASIANFDNFVLARADGTAANLPVDARNGQT from the coding sequence ATGAGCACTTTCGAAGTGACGCAACCGGCTGCGAGCGCTGCCGGCATGGCGTCGACAGATATCCGCGACAGCACAAGCGGGACCACGGCCGCAATGTTCCTGCGTCCAGCGGCCGCCGACCGACCGACACCCTATATCGAGGTCGACGAGAAACGGCTCACCCGCAATATCAAGGCCATGCAGCAGCGCGCCGATGCAGCCAGCGTGGCGATGTTTCCGCATGTGAAGACGCACAAGAGCCTCCACATCGCCCGGCAGCAGCTTGCCGCAGGTGCGCGCGGCATCACCGCCTCCAAGCCCAGCGAAGCGCTTATCTTTGCCGAAGCCGGGATTGCGTCGATCATCCTGGCCTATCCCATCGTCCACGCGGCGTCGCTCGATCGCCTTCTGCCTGCGGTCAAGGCGCGGGGCGTGGAACTGCGCACGATTGCGGCGAGCCAAACAGGTGTCCATGCGTTGTCGCAGGCCGCCAGCCGGCACGGCATCGAGATCGGCGTGTTCCTCAAGGTCGACGTTGGCCTCGGCCGCGTCGGCCTCAAACCCGATGACCCGGCAGCGCCTGAACTGTGCGCAAGCATCGCCGGCACCCCTGGTTTGCGATTTGCCGGACTGCTTTCGCACGCCGGACATGCCTACGGGGCTCCCGAGCCCCATGCCCTGGCCAAGATCGCCGACGACGAGGCCGAGGCCCTCTTCGGTCTCGCCCAGAGGCTTCGGCAACGCGGGCTCGCCGTCGATTGCATTTCCGTCGGCGCAACGCCGACTTGCCTCGGTGCACCGCTGCCCCGGGAAGTCGATTGCATCCGTCCCGGAAACTACGTCTTTCTGGACGGCACCGCCCTTCGGCTTGGCATCTGTACCGCCGACGACCTCGCGCTTTCAGTCGTCGCCCGCGTCGTCGCGTCGAACGACGCGCACTTCATCATCGACGCTGGTTCGAAGTCCATGAGCTCCGATCGCGGCGCACATGGCATGGGTGGCGCAGGGTTCGGCACCGTCGTCAGCGCCGAAGGCGATGGCGAAACCGGCCTGTGGACGCTCGAGCGACTGTCCGAGGAACACGGGTTCGTCCCCCATTCCGGGCGCCCCCTGCCGCTCGGCAGTCGCGTGCGCGTGTTCCCCAACCATTCCTGCGCCTCGATCGCCAACTTCGACAATTTCGTCCTGGCGCGTGCGGATGGCACTGCAGCCAACCTGCCGGTCGACGCCCGCAACGGTCAGACCTGA
- a CDS encoding putative Ig domain-containing protein → MLDGASARISGRPTADGDFRFTVTATDASGATGQANYTLSVLSTNFVFSPSAGALPDAMVGEDYSSRISVTGGVGELVYSVKSGDLPKGMVLNISTAELTGPIADDATPDDYRFTIAVVDSRGASGSAAYTLRLKGRAVTVPDIVVDVPAGSTPKNVYLNSGAPAQRG, encoded by the coding sequence ATGCTGGATGGGGCCAGCGCCCGCATCTCCGGAAGGCCGACCGCTGACGGCGACTTCCGCTTTACCGTAACAGCAACGGATGCGAGCGGTGCCACAGGGCAGGCGAACTATACGCTCTCCGTCCTTTCCACCAATTTCGTCTTCAGCCCATCTGCCGGTGCGCTGCCGGACGCCATGGTCGGCGAAGACTATTCATCGCGCATTTCGGTAACCGGAGGCGTCGGCGAGCTCGTTTACAGCGTTAAGAGCGGCGACTTGCCGAAGGGCATGGTCCTAAACATATCCACCGCAGAACTGACAGGGCCAATCGCCGACGATGCGACGCCCGATGATTACCGCTTCACGATTGCCGTCGTCGACAGCCGCGGCGCAAGTGGATCGGCGGCCTATACGCTGAGACTGAAGGGGCGAGCGGTGACCGTACCCGACATCGTCGTCGACGTTCCCGCCGGGTCGACACCGAAGAATGTCTACCTCAACAGTGGCGCACCCGCCCAACGCGGGTAA
- a CDS encoding LysR family transcriptional regulator, translating to MDRFEAMSVLLAVVDAGSLSAGSRRLHAPLATVSRRVADLEKHLGVRLVVRTRRGLSLTDEGRSFVAASRRILEELDAAERQASGDDGALRGGLHVTAPIAFGERHLLPIALEFLKEQPDINLRLTLADRQLSLADEHVDVALRIGHLADSALIATRVGAVRRVICASPDYLARRGVPLQPEDLSHHDGISFQGFATAPEWRYRRDGAAFAIEPRPKFAVNTTEAAIQAAIAGIGIIRVLSYQISDQLRSGALHELLTDFAPEPLPVNVIHGPADPLPLKVRCFLDWIVPSLRAQLAY from the coding sequence ATGGATCGGTTTGAAGCGATGTCGGTGCTGCTGGCGGTGGTGGACGCTGGCAGCCTCTCGGCTGGATCGCGGCGCTTGCATGCACCGCTCGCCACGGTCAGCCGCAGGGTCGCGGATCTTGAGAAACACCTTGGCGTGCGCCTGGTCGTGCGCACCCGCCGCGGCCTCTCCTTGACGGATGAGGGGCGCAGCTTCGTCGCCGCGTCACGTCGTATTCTGGAGGAGCTGGACGCGGCGGAGCGGCAGGCCAGCGGCGATGATGGCGCGCTGCGTGGAGGGCTGCACGTGACCGCACCGATTGCCTTCGGCGAGCGCCATCTGCTGCCAATAGCTCTGGAGTTCCTGAAGGAGCAACCCGATATCAACCTGCGTCTGACCCTCGCCGATCGTCAGCTAAGTCTGGCAGACGAGCACGTCGATGTGGCCCTGCGGATCGGACACTTGGCGGACAGCGCGCTTATCGCAACGCGCGTCGGCGCCGTCCGACGGGTGATCTGCGCGAGCCCCGACTATCTTGCCCGCCGAGGTGTTCCGCTTCAGCCGGAAGACCTCAGCCACCATGACGGCATAAGCTTTCAGGGCTTTGCGACCGCGCCGGAATGGCGCTATCGCCGGGACGGCGCGGCCTTTGCCATCGAGCCGCGCCCCAAATTCGCGGTCAATACGACGGAGGCTGCCATTCAGGCTGCAATAGCCGGTATCGGCATTATCCGCGTGCTGTCTTACCAGATCTCCGATCAGTTGCGCTCCGGCGCTCTGCACGAATTGCTGACGGACTTCGCACCGGAACCGCTACCTGTGAACGTTATCCATGGACCAGCCGATCCCCTGCCGCTGAAGGTGCGGTGCTTCCTCGACTGGATCGTCCCAAGCCTACGTGCTCAGCTGGCTTACTAG
- a CDS encoding type 1 glutamine amidotransferase domain-containing protein: protein MKVLMVLTSHDTLGNTGKKTGFWLEELAAPYYVFRDAGAEITLASPKGGQPPLDPKSDEPMFETDLTRRFKADREAKAQLAETVRLDSVNQGDFDTVFYPGGHGPMWDLAEDGNSIKLLEAFIAAGKTIALVCHAPGVLHRLKNPDGTPFVNGRKVTGFTNSEEAAVGLTEVVPFLVEDELLGLGAVFSKVKDWGVHTVVDGRLITGQNPASSGETAKALLAALKP, encoded by the coding sequence ATGAAAGTCCTAATGGTCCTCACTTCGCACGACACCCTCGGTAACACCGGCAAGAAGACAGGGTTCTGGCTCGAAGAGCTGGCGGCTCCCTATTACGTCTTTAGGGATGCCGGAGCCGAAATCACCCTTGCATCGCCCAAGGGCGGCCAACCGCCGCTCGACCCGAAGAGCGATGAACCGATGTTCGAGACCGACCTCACTCGGCGTTTCAAGGCAGACCGGGAAGCCAAGGCCCAGCTCGCCGAGACGGTTCGCCTCGACAGCGTCAACCAAGGGGACTTCGACACCGTCTTCTATCCCGGCGGTCACGGTCCGATGTGGGATCTCGCCGAGGACGGAAACTCGATCAAGCTGCTCGAAGCCTTCATTGCGGCGGGCAAGACGATTGCCCTTGTATGCCACGCACCCGGCGTTCTGCACCGCCTCAAGAACCCGGACGGCACACCTTTCGTAAACGGGCGAAAGGTCACGGGCTTTACGAATTCGGAGGAAGCGGCCGTCGGTTTGACGGAGGTCGTGCCCTTCCTGGTAGAAGATGAGTTGCTCGGTCTCGGCGCCGTTTTCTCGAAGGTGAAAGACTGGGGCGTCCACACGGTCGTCGATGGCCGGCTCATCACCGGCCAGAATCCCGCCTCATCTGGCGAAACGGCAAAAGCCCTCCTGGCCGCCTTGAAACCGTGA
- a CDS encoding LysR family transcriptional regulator encodes MELQWLEDFLEIAATRNFSTAATARNISQPAFSRRIKSLENWIGADLIDRSTYPVQLTRAGTMFLPGCQRLVREAYRLRTDCRNVAGESSAMLTFTSLHTLAMYFFPKWIGSPLISRLPLRTSMHAADFLESIDHLCSGQCDFAITYVHPDGPPVLEGGPFESLQIGKDRLILVSGADESGRPLFDIDGPESTEIPYLAYSWSDGYIGKLATLIQSRWRRPLNLSIVYQSGLADGLKHMAVAGRGVAWLPQICVAEALRQGRLVQIGGQQMSLDMEIRIFRRAGPGSADSDGLWQHLKQCAALPQYKNGFDVGIDAA; translated from the coding sequence ATGGAACTGCAATGGCTTGAAGATTTTCTGGAAATTGCCGCGACCAGAAATTTCTCGACGGCAGCGACGGCGCGCAACATCTCCCAACCGGCCTTCAGCCGGCGCATCAAATCGCTCGAGAACTGGATCGGCGCCGACCTGATCGACCGCAGCACCTATCCGGTACAGTTGACAAGGGCAGGCACGATGTTCCTGCCGGGTTGCCAGCGGCTCGTGCGCGAAGCCTACAGGCTGCGCACCGATTGCCGCAATGTCGCCGGCGAAAGCTCGGCCATGCTCACCTTCACCTCGCTGCATACGCTGGCGATGTACTTCTTCCCGAAATGGATCGGCTCGCCGCTGATCTCGCGCCTGCCGCTGCGCACCAGCATGCACGCCGCCGACTTCCTAGAAAGCATCGACCATCTGTGTTCGGGCCAATGCGATTTCGCCATCACCTATGTGCATCCCGATGGACCGCCGGTGCTGGAAGGCGGGCCGTTCGAATCGTTGCAGATCGGCAAGGACAGGCTGATCCTGGTGTCGGGAGCCGACGAGAGCGGCCGACCGCTGTTCGACATCGACGGGCCCGAAAGCACGGAGATCCCCTATCTCGCCTATTCCTGGAGCGACGGCTACATCGGCAAGCTGGCGACCTTGATCCAGTCGCGCTGGCGCCGGCCGCTCAATCTCAGCATCGTCTACCAGTCGGGCCTCGCCGATGGCCTGAAGCACATGGCCGTCGCCGGGCGTGGCGTCGCCTGGCTGCCGCAGATCTGTGTGGCGGAAGCCCTGCGCCAAGGCCGCCTCGTCCAGATCGGCGGACAACAGATGTCGCTCGACATGGAGATCCGCATCTTCAGGCGCGCCGGCCCTGGTAGCGCCGACAGCGATGGGTTGTGGCAGCATCTCAAGCAGTGTGCGGCATTGCCACAGTACAAGAACGGATTCGATGTCGGCATCGACGCCGCCTGA
- a CDS encoding DUF1365 family protein, whose translation MRNTFDERHSYVASVLPGEESAAGIRESRTKIFHVSPFIDMRCATISGCFREKPCGCASTRPRETRRFRRQPTSS comes from the coding sequence GTGCGCAATACCTTCGACGAACGGCACAGCTATGTCGCATCGGTGTTGCCCGGCGAAGAGAGCGCGGCGGGCATTCGAGAGAGCCGCACGAAAATCTTTCATGTTTCGCCCTTCATCGACATGAGGTGCGCTACCATTTCCGGGTGCTTCCGGGAAAAACCGTGCGGCTGCGCATCCACGAGACCGCGGGAAACACGCCGGTTCCGGCGGCAACCGACATCATCATAA
- a CDS encoding ABC transporter permease, giving the protein MKFLRYLARNPVSLFGVVILLAFVLIAVFAPVLAPPQSFQLSPYDTPRAGFLATPQPPSPEAVFGTTQGQYDIFYGVVWGTRTAFKIGLGVVAISVLIGTVVGAVAAYYGGVVEEVLMRIVDVFMAVPFLIAAMVLTALLGKGIVPITIALTTFGWMSYARIVRSEILRIREMDYIHAARSYGASDLRLIVLHILPNAMFPVLVLATMATGSMVLSASALSFLGVGTEEGYADWGQFIAYSRNWIVGQPGNPFQFWYTLAFPGAAVFLFVLSWNLVGDALRDMLDPRHAH; this is encoded by the coding sequence ATGAAGTTTCTTCGTTACCTCGCACGCAATCCGGTGTCGCTGTTTGGCGTCGTGATCCTGCTCGCTTTCGTGCTGATCGCCGTCTTCGCTCCCGTCTTGGCCCCGCCACAGAGCTTCCAGCTTTCGCCCTACGACACGCCGCGCGCGGGTTTCCTGGCGACGCCGCAACCGCCTTCGCCGGAGGCGGTGTTTGGCACGACCCAGGGCCAGTACGACATCTTCTATGGCGTCGTCTGGGGTACGCGCACGGCATTCAAGATCGGGCTCGGGGTCGTGGCGATCTCAGTGCTGATCGGCACGGTCGTCGGCGCTGTCGCGGCCTATTACGGCGGCGTCGTCGAGGAAGTGCTGATGCGCATCGTCGACGTGTTCATGGCCGTGCCCTTCCTGATCGCCGCCATGGTGCTGACGGCTTTGCTCGGCAAAGGCATCGTGCCCATCACGATCGCGCTGACGACGTTCGGCTGGATGAGTTATGCCCGCATCGTTCGAAGCGAGATCCTGAGGATCCGCGAGATGGATTACATCCACGCAGCCAGGAGCTACGGCGCCAGCGATCTCAGGCTGATCGTCCTGCATATCCTGCCCAACGCCATGTTCCCGGTGCTGGTTCTCGCGACGATGGCGACCGGTTCCATGGTGCTGTCCGCCTCAGCGCTCAGCTTCCTCGGCGTTGGCACCGAAGAAGGTTATGCCGACTGGGGCCAGTTCATCGCCTATTCGCGCAACTGGATCGTCGGTCAGCCCGGCAATCCCTTCCAGTTCTGGTACACGCTGGCCTTCCCCGGCGCGGCCGTCTTCCTCTTCGTACTGTCGTGGAACCTCGTCGGCGATGCGCTGCGCGACATGCTCGACCCACGCCACGCCCATTGA
- a CDS encoding ABC transporter permease, producing the protein MIEQYGLNDPFYIQYGRWIGGVLSGNLGWSETARQPVSTALMSLFPATLELVVLAFVPCLLLAVYLGSRAGIYLNRWPDHVIRIFTILGWSFPVYVFGLLMLLIFYSALDWFPPGRLSQWAQTVVSSGDFVRYTGANTIDALLNGNLAIFGDALRHLAAPVITLTYVNVASMTRVMRTSMLETLRQDYVRTARAKGLPRRVVELHHARRNALLPLATIAGMELAVMMGGVVITETIFDYAGLGQFAAKTAANLDFPAVLGFGLYFAVVLVLMNLVVDLIYPLLDPRVKTQ; encoded by the coding sequence ATGATCGAGCAGTACGGGCTCAACGATCCCTTCTACATTCAGTACGGCCGCTGGATCGGCGGCGTTCTCAGCGGCAATCTCGGCTGGTCCGAGACCGCCCGCCAACCGGTGTCGACGGCGCTGATGTCGCTGTTTCCGGCGACGCTGGAGCTGGTCGTGCTGGCCTTCGTGCCCTGTCTGCTACTCGCCGTCTACCTCGGTTCGCGCGCCGGCATCTATCTCAACCGCTGGCCCGACCACGTCATCCGCATCTTCACCATTCTCGGCTGGTCCTTTCCGGTTTACGTCTTCGGCCTCTTGATGCTGCTGATCTTCTATTCGGCGCTTGACTGGTTTCCGCCCGGCCGGCTCAGCCAGTGGGCGCAAACCGTGGTCAGCTCCGGCGATTTCGTGCGCTACACCGGCGCTAATACTATCGACGCGCTGCTCAACGGCAACCTGGCGATCTTCGGCGATGCACTTCGTCACCTTGCGGCGCCCGTCATCACGCTGACCTATGTCAACGTCGCCAGCATGACGCGGGTGATGCGCACCTCGATGCTGGAAACGCTGCGCCAGGACTACGTACGCACCGCCCGCGCCAAGGGCCTGCCGCGCCGCGTCGTCGAATTGCATCACGCCAGGCGCAACGCGCTTCTGCCGCTCGCAACCATCGCCGGCATGGAACTCGCCGTGATGATGGGTGGCGTGGTCATCACCGAGACCATCTTTGACTACGCCGGGCTCGGCCAGTTCGCCGCCAAGACCGCTGCCAATCTCGACTTTCCCGCAGTCCTCGGCTTCGGCCTCTATTTCGCGGTCGTGCTGGTGCTGATGAACCTGGTCGTCGATCTCATCTATCCGTTGCTTGACCCGAGGGTGAAGACGCAATGA
- a CDS encoding autotransporter outer membrane beta-barrel domain-containing protein: MSTSTVAHPPNAGKAEIIEGELAAAGSFTPVGYYLRFTPNPSYSGSALIGYTLQSALGTSNVGRVTYRVALDRVAAGEEIDGLVRDFVRTRQNLLSSTVKVPGLLDRRKAAVSTDPVTTAVTPSERGARLGFSSSLAQSQAARDAADVAAAGETFVMTNRPFDIWMNGSFLFHKDEDDKSDKWDNFGLFSVGADYLVNDGMLVGLSFHYDHMTGPTDEDAELKGNGWVAGPYASFEIGKGVFLDANLLYGGSSNDIDTGIFHGSFDTSRWMADVKLTGEWQMDEMTVLTPKLRAVYFARSISPRRQRTIPSPLIEEQARFSVGFDVERTLGLENGLTLSPSIGADIGLASLDGEGLFGRISAGLALSNHDNWNIDFSLLFNVEGDGSRSGGGKIGARVSF; encoded by the coding sequence ATGTCTACCTCAACAGTGGCGCACCCGCCCAACGCGGGTAAGGCGGAGATCATCGAAGGTGAACTCGCGGCGGCGGGCAGCTTCACGCCGGTCGGCTATTACCTCAGGTTCACGCCCAATCCGTCCTATTCTGGCTCTGCCCTCATCGGTTACACTCTCCAGAGCGCGCTCGGCACTTCGAATGTCGGCCGCGTTACCTACAGGGTTGCCCTGGACCGAGTGGCGGCGGGCGAGGAAATCGACGGTCTTGTGCGTGATTTCGTCCGCACACGGCAGAACTTGTTGTCATCGACAGTCAAGGTTCCAGGCCTGCTCGACCGACGCAAGGCTGCGGTGAGCACCGATCCGGTAACAACGGCCGTCACGCCGTCCGAAAGAGGCGCAAGGCTCGGCTTCTCATCCAGCCTCGCCCAGAGCCAGGCGGCACGCGATGCCGCCGATGTGGCCGCAGCCGGCGAAACCTTCGTGATGACCAATCGCCCCTTCGACATCTGGATGAACGGCAGCTTCCTGTTCCATAAAGACGAAGACGACAAAAGCGACAAATGGGACAACTTCGGGCTGTTTTCCGTCGGCGCCGATTATCTCGTCAATGACGGCATGCTCGTCGGCCTGTCGTTCCACTACGACCACATGACGGGTCCGACCGACGAGGACGCCGAACTGAAGGGCAATGGCTGGGTGGCCGGACCCTATGCCTCGTTCGAAATCGGCAAGGGAGTCTTTCTCGATGCCAACTTGCTCTATGGCGGCTCATCGAACGACATCGATACCGGCATCTTCCATGGCAGCTTCGACACGAGCCGCTGGATGGCGGATGTGAAGCTCACGGGCGAATGGCAAATGGACGAAATGACCGTGCTTACGCCGAAGCTCCGCGCGGTCTATTTTGCGCGGTCTATTTCACCGAGGAGACAGAGGACTATTCCGTCTCCGCTTATAGAGGAACAAGCCCGCTTCAGCGTCGGGTTCGATGTCGAGAGAACGCTGGGGCTCGAAAACGGACTAACGCTATCACCGTCGATCGGCGCGGATATCGGCCTTGCCTCGCTTGATGGCGAAGGCCTGTTCGGGAGGATCTCCGCCGGGCTCGCTCTCTCCAACCACGACAACTGGAATATCGACTTCTCACTGCTGTTTAACGTCGAGGGCGATGGTTCGCGCTCGGGCGGCGGGAAGATTGGCGCGCGCGTGAGCTTTTGA